Genomic DNA from Solanum dulcamara chromosome 4, daSolDulc1.2, whole genome shotgun sequence:
ctttttttattcgGTTGCATCTTTTCTAATTTGACAACTATTTAATTTCAAGATCTCACATGGCAGCTTGAAATTAAACAAGACTCAAAAatcttctttaattttcttaaattccatACATAGCCAAattaagacaaacaaattaaaacagtATAAGCATTCTCAGACACCAAAAAATACAAGGAATGTCCAGTAGACTCAGATTTAGAAAACAACTTTGCAAAGGAAGTTGATGATCCAATCAGAGTTTAACAGTAAAAACTTGAAGAATTAACTTTAAAACTTCTAGTTTTAGAAATAAGAAATGGAAAAGCACCTGAGAAAGCCTTGGTAAGAGCTGCATACGAATTAGCCTCTGCCATTTTTCTCTGTTTTTTGTCTGTGAGAGAGAGAAGAGAACTAATAGATGGGACAATTGTGATTCAATTTCAACTACATTTTATATGGGTTAATAGGGATACTTCTGTCATATACTTATTAACGGCCGGTTATCAAACACGTAAAAGACCAAAGTAGCCTTcgatgtaaaagaaaaatacttagcatttaaaattaaaaatataaaatatgtggCTGTTCAATTCATCTACTTTCTTTCCCCTGTTCATCAAAGTACAGATTTGTAACTCCTTAAacatttgtttttaaaaaaagtcgTTAATTACTTTAATTAAAGTATAATCTATATTACTATTTCTTATTAATGTAATGTTTAATAAATGTTCGGCGACTTGGTTTTTTGATGCATACCTTTGGAAATTTCATGTTACCCAATTGGTTCTTTCCTTTTTATTGAACTTTTCTTAAAGATATTTGTAAAGGCATAATAATGACAAGCTAATAGTAGATCCAACTATGAAAAAGCTTAGACAAAATAATCATATGCATTAATTGTAACATTTTATACTGTGTAGTGTGCATCATCATCCTTTATTAGATTTTACTTATAAAATTATGGTAAGTAACctgataattaaaattaatacaaTTATCAATTTAGTAATTATACAAcctaataattataataatttatttatttgcttcAATGTAATTACATTGTAATTATAAAGTGTAATATTTAGTGGCACGAGTATAATCATAAggttaaatttaatttttaagaataaaaattaattatttaaagttaaaaatgtatattagacaaataaagatctttataaatgatattaaattaagtatttaagatatatattttctttttaaaatataataattaataaacatacgttcttaattaatattatgaaaaatgaatgatttatattttttaattagtattttttaaattaaattaagaaaacaaaCTAAAAATACAAGATTTTTTTGAATATCATGAAATGTTTggcaaaaatattaatattataaatataatttcataaaattattaaaacatttaacaaaaaaacaatatatcaagtctaactaaaaaataaatgacttgcaatgtgaaatatcaagtcaatactactaaaacaaatgaacctggaaatataacataatttttaaatttaaaacaaaaattttaattcaatACTATTTTCtatgtcaaatttcaacataacgtacataaatatgatttaacgGAAAAGAAAAAACTAGGTCTAAAACTTTATTTAACAATGACTactttaatttgaaaattaaaatactaacaaaattatactaatgaaaaaattaaggtaatttttccaaaattccGTAGTGAAAAagcttaattataatttatcccgatttttttggtaattacccGAATTCccttttttcagatttttgatacatacgaatgaagctgatacatcgcgatttgatacataagtcattttcatgatacatcgctagctgatacaaaccaaatattgtaatatcaataaaacttatgaatcaacTTATAAtacctaatatatcatgaacacaacaaaaatagcattaaaacttatgttttactgatacattgtgtgtttgatttgtatcaactagcgatgtatcatgaaaaagacttacgtatcaaatcgcgatgtatcaacatcattcttatgtatcagaagagggatttttgaaatttttacaaatgataggaaataattgaaaatataggaatataagatatgtaatttgataatttaacatagaataaaaaaaatagataatacaAAAAATTGAAGTAAAGATTGAGATTGAgaaagaaatgaaatataaataatataaaagaaaaaagatatatttagaaaatattagaataataaaaataaaaggagatTAAAAtagtacaaataaaaaataaattaaaatgaaaaaaataaaaatagaaacaaaacgaataaattaaaaagtaacGAACTTATAATTACACCATGTAATTACTACAATTCACAACCTCCCCTAGAGAGTGTAGTCACCACCTTACCAATTACACTCAATTATCTGATGACCAAATAATTATATGACCAAACAATCATGTCAAGTCATTATAATTACACTCAATTATactaaatttaaggaaaacATACACAAATCACACGGCGTAGAGagttaattatcattttttccaactctttttcaatttacagaaatttcttaaaaacatgataattcggatacattaattaggGTTTCATGTATCAGCAGATAACATTAAATGCATGATACATTGAACatagagataatttatgaattaaaataaatctatcccgattactgaattaatatatccgaatgaaaaaaagaatttttgattttttaaaaaataaataggagtaataaaaaatataattagataattttccTAAATTTAATTACCGAATACCTTACCAAACAGGCcataaatatgttattattatcatcctATTATTTGATACTCCTCGAGTCCTCATATTTCTCTTTAAATGGTATTTTCTCATGCTTCTGGCATACTAGCTAGCTACTATTAGTTGCCAAATGtttaatattcatattattaaaatttcGTCTCTAACATACCTCAAtaacttagagcccgtttggattggctttaagttggtcaaaaccaatttaaagcccctttttagcttttggacgtgtttgcctaatgctgactttaagccataaagttcttaaagtcagtcagaaatgaaaagttaggatttctaacttttttttccaaagtgcttaaagtcattttctttgaccatggaaattacttttatatcctttatattttaactaaattctcaaactatttttttttattcttttaaccctaaaattcacatcataagcacttttatccaaacactcaactgcttatttataaaaataactttcaacacttcaaagttctaaaaacactttatacataaaagttactttttttaagcctatcCAAACGGACTCTTACATGTACTAAGTAATATATGACCGAAGGAGTTAAAGAAAAAGTAGTTGCACGAGAATCACAAAGCAGATATATATGTAGTACTTTAATTAGAGAGACAAGACTCGTCATAtcgtttttcttatttttattttatctccATCATAATTATTCTTGTCCATATTATGCCAATAACTATCACGACAGCCATGACGGGCAGGTTGCTTTTCCCTATGCCATCTCTAATGATTACAAATTAtccaaatattaaaaaataataaaaataaaaataaatataagatcagtaataaattatgtcttatttttttagattgaacaaaaataaataagtatttatttacttttatacaacgtgaataagtaaaaatgaTGGAAATAACAGTAACAAATATGAACATCAAGACTTAGACtcaataaaattgaaatttttcaataaataaaaacattaaAGGAGAAAGTATTAGAAAATGAGGCAGGTGTGAAAGAGATATATATTCAACTAGTGTGAAAGTAACATATATCTATTAAGAAGCCCCGCATTCATACGGGGATGATAAGAAATTGGTTTTATGAATTTAGACAAATTTTTAATCATCAGCTAGCTAATTTTGGGGGTTGAATTAAAtttaagtattatatttttatatgatatTAAAATCAAATTCATCTTAATTTGTTGTTCAGTGATGTTGGGCGTTCGAGAGGGTGTTAGAAAGTTCCACATAattagaaaaatgaaaaattggtCTCCTATTATAAACTTAGACAAacttctcttatttttttatatagacttggataaatttatttttatgagcTAGTCTTTGAAGATGTCATATCTTTATCGTATCCAACAACTAAGctatctaaaaaaataatttctatgaAGTGTGAATGGAACTGACTTGCACAGTTGCACTAATTGTTTACCATATGATAtatctctttttctttgttctaCTTGAGCATATGAATCACATGGGCGACAAAAAATTCCATCATATCTTACGTTTTATTAATTGCGCATCTTTTTCAGCCTCAAAGGTAAGTACTGGTTAGATGAAACCATCAATATTATTAGGTATACGTCGTCGTCCTACTCGTTACAGTAATTCCtcctataatttttatttgtttattttaaattttttgagtttcttaaataatacttttttatatgatatttttttagttcatttaaaaaaaagtcattttattataaataaaaataatttaataataaaagtaatataCATTAATGAATTATTTGACAGAGtgtataagaataatattaattaGCGTGTATTAGTAATATTTCTATTAATTATACTTTATTAATTATGCATTGAGTCTTTAATCatattaatgcatgcattaaaagTTATTACAATACTAATattatgaattttcatgtattaTTAATACACACCTCAATACACAATAGATAGAGTGTATGAGTAATGCAAGCATTAGTTATATATAggctaaaaaaatataatgtacCAAACAAGCTAGATACTATTAATATATAaagttaatgcatgcattatttttacTAATACATTCTACCAAACTATTCCTAATACCCTGTACtaattgatgtatagtattttAAACTCGTGAGAAATGATTAGTAGGAATAAGTAATTGACGTTAaggttaaaattttaaaataataaacaaataaaataagcaGAAGGAGTACTCAGAAAAAGACAAGCTCTACAAGTTCCTAATGTGATTTCTCATTTTATATCCCATTGATCCAATCTGACAGCTCCATCCCcttttggcttatttttatatatcaataTCAAATTTGAGAAAAGAGTAATTAAAGCttcaattttataaataaagagGCAAAAGAGTAGCATTTCTTCTTAATTCCTCTTCTCTTTggaatatattaattattttttggctCCTTTTCCTTTATaatttatcttttactttattagATTCTTGATCACTTTCTTTCTCATAATTTTCCCaataattttgttttgtttagCCTAGACCCATTTTAGACTATTTACTTGTCCCAAGGTAAAATGAACAATACTTGACATAACTTGATATAAATAAAGCAATAGTCTAATATCATTCTCTAAGAAAATATTTCTGATTGAGGTTGTTGAACCTCTAATAATTTAAACGGTATTTACATAATTGACTAGGTGTTTTTAAATTTATACTTTTATTAGGTATCTATATTAATATTGTTGTTAGTCATTAGTGCATCTGTGAAACCCCAATAATTTATTACTATTGCGATTTTGACTAAGCTCTTTAAATTAACTACTATGTGAGTGACATAAAGTTGTCATGTTCCAGACATTTCGTCGAAGGGAACTTGTGTTTtgataattcaagaaaaaaattaattctattcattttagATCTAAGTTATACGaagtaaacaaattaaaaaaaaatcaaagtaagTTTAGTGCCTTGCCGTCCAAATTTGTTGAAATTTCTTTTTGCCAATGTGTttctctatattttttaattgagCTGAAAGGAAGACGACGCACAACCGATAATACCTAGACAAACTGGAATAATTATTACTACAAGAAAATATAGctataaaaaatataagatgGAGGTGACAGGCTAACATTGATTTTAACAATTTTGAAATGTTATCCTATAAATATAATGTTTTggaattttagaaaaaaggcAGACGTCTGGAGAAAtggaaggaagaaaaagaaaataaattttggacGGCAAGAACGGGCAATAATGTACtctcatttttcttatttattattttaattttaaaaataattttttatttttataatattaaataaatattttttcatattttattcttagcatcaattatttatttttaaattattttttcaagatgTAAAATTAAacatttattaatataaatattttaataaaatattcatgttaatcattattttttaaaaggcaTTCAGAATTTTAAGTGGACAAGTATAAGTGAACATAGAAAATAATATGGACTAAGGTGTGTTGGATTGTtggttaaaaaataaattattcatacattaaaaattacataattagTAATATTCTATTTAATAGCATTTTAGTAGATatgtataaaatttaatatattaaatacAGTGTTTGGGTATCAGCTTATAATTTAGCAtaaattaatacatatataagtcATGACTTATTagataatttataaattattttatagcatgataaaaatatattaattaatatataaataattaattttatataattaattcttaccttattaatacttaaaaaaaacttaaatagCGACCAAACAAGCCctaattatttaatttcatcccaaaatagaaaaaaaaagatgaaaagaacTTTGAAGTAAGTGAAAATTTATGGACATGGTGCATTGGATTGAACAAAATTTAGAAGCGTATCTAAATTAATTGAAACAAAAGACAAGGGCAATATGGGCAGTGAGATTTTTGAAAAAGTTAAAGGGTAATACATggcctttttctttattttcttttttgccCCTTTCTCTTTCATGGGAAATAACTGAAAGTGTCAAGAGAAACAGAGAGCAAAACTTGCAATATCTAGGTGGGTGAAGAAGAAGTTGTTACAACTGAGAAAAAAATGGGCACACTGAGAATACCAGATGTTGTTCCTTCTCCAACTGAAGACTGTGAATCACTCATGAAATCCTTCAAAGGTCTCTGTCTACATTTCCCCTTACTTTCCCACTtttatatgtcatatatatgcATGCGTGTGTGGTGTGTGCATACAAGTAACTTCAATTTTCAACCATgtttttcatttcaaactcaaatTATCTACTCAACAAGTTGATGAAACAGTTTTTGGGATTGGAGGTGGGGGTTGGGTTAGCAGCGGCGGAGACAGGAttatatatgaaaataaatttgactttgtatatacaatgtaattttttggGGGAAAGTGGGTTTGGATGAACCTGGTCTGTCCCTCTAGCTCCGCCCTGCTGGCCGCTGGGTGGGGATAATTCTTTAGTATTTACCTTTGGGAGGAGGACCTAGTGCATATATTGGTTCTTGCATTCTTGtcttgttattttttaataagcaTGGTGTTTGGACTAGCTTAGATGGAGACTTATAGATACCTGCTACCTCCCACAAAAACACGAGTACTATCCATCCAAAGTTAAGTAGATGAGAATAATTCACCTAATGTCGTGAATTTCTGATTTGTTTGGTGCTTGATATCTTACAGTGACTATTTGAATTGCTGAAATATAATCatgttgatattattttatcaaaGCAAATCTGATCTGTTAAATTTCTGTACTGGTAGGAAGAAAGAGATTAGCTACAGGTTGTTCCATGTGCAAAAAAAGTACTAGTAGCAATTTGATTGGGAAAAATAAAACAGCTCCTGACCCATTGTCATCCCCATCTGAATCTATGTTGTTCATATGTCTTATTGTTGTTCGTCGTTATAAAGATGAGGATTAGTTAAGTGGTTGTATGTAGGACTGGGAACTAATGAGAAGTCAGTGATATCGGTGTTGGGGCACAGAAATGCAAGCCAGAGGAAGAAGATCAGAGAAACCTATCACCAACTTTACAACAAGTCCCTTGTCGATGACATTTATTCTGAATTGTCTGGTGATTTCAGGGTACAATCCATCCATTTTCTTACTTTTCTTAGACCTAATTATTTTGTTCTTTTCCGTTCATATCTAGGAGTATTATTTTGAGGTTAAATCCGGAGTGTTGTGAAAAtttgatgcatgttttcatTACTCCTAAACTGGAATAGTTCTTTTTACTGTAATTATATTTTCTAGAATTAGCCTCTTTCAAAGTTTCCAAGTGCTAATTTTAGCTTTTATGTCCGACAGAAAGCAGTCATTCTATGGACATACGAGCCTTCGGAGAGAGATGCGTGGCTAGCAAATGAATCcttgaaatcaagaaagaaaACCATCACCCAATTGCAAGTGATAGTAGAGATAGCTTGTGCATCATCTGCTGATCATCTGGTTGCGGTGAGACAAGCATATTGCGGCCTTCACAACTGTTCACTTGAAGAAGATATCACAGCAAATGTCCCTATGCCTCTACAAAAGGTACATATGGTCACTTCTAGTCAGATCTACTTGCTGAAGGATAAAATCTTTTTGACCAATTTCGTCTGAATTAGCTAAAGACACTGTTCTCGGTGTCTTAAAATAGATCTGGTGGAGTGCATGCAGAGTACCGAAGACATCTTACCTTGCTGATGATTCATTATAGTTAAACTAGCACTCCTTATGATGATTGCTTTGCCATGTTGAGTTGCATTATACCGTCTTCTATTAAATGATGTGTTGTGTGGATGTTGCCAGATTCTTATTGGTCTAGTCAGGTCCTATAGATATGATAAAGAATTGGTGGATCCTAATACTGCAAATGAAGAAGCTGCTATCCTTCGTGAAGCCATACGGACAAAACAGTTGGAGAATGACAATTTTCTGTTGATACTCAGCACAAGGAATGTTCATCAGCTTAGAGCAACTTTTGAGTGCTACAAGAAAAATTATGGATTCTCCATCGACCAGGTTATATCTCTCACAAGCTTCCTATGTAACCTTCATTTGATAGTGCTTCTTGCTCATCTTATCTCTTTTATGTGCATTTCATTCTTTCTATATTAATTATTCATTTACAGGACATTAAGAGCTGTGGAAAAGGTCTGTTGGAATCTATTCTGAAGGTGGTTATCTGGTGCATTGATTCGCCAGAGAAACATTTTGCTGAGGTAATTAAATACGGAACAActtgttcttttttattttttggttgaAGTATTTTCCTTGTTCTGACACCTTTTTTTCTGTCACTAATGTCAAAATATCAGCACAATCTACCTTATTTTAATGAAGTTAGTACAAGCATATGTTCTTCTCAAATTCACCTTCTAAGAGAACACGATATTTTAGTGCCATCAGATCGCATATCAATGTTCTGGTTAGACTGGACTTAAATAATCATCACCATCATAGGATGTAAAATCCCCTTCTTATTTTAATTCTTCTATGTCTTTATTAGAGGTGTTAAACTGCTAATATGGTCTCAGAAGAATGAACACCAGTGGAACCTGTGAAGGCCACTTTCCAGGATGAAGGATTCCtttaattttgatacattttcATACTCACTCAAAGACGTTGTGGCTATTAAATGTGGTAGAAGGACTAGAAGCCTTGGTTTAGTCTTCTATGTACATCTAGTTATTTGTGTGCTTAATTAGTCCGGAAAAATGTGGTAGCTCACTGGTTTAGTCTTCTATGTACATCATTATGATATGTTTATTGTTTCTAGAGACCATAAACTAGCTCAGCATAGCAAAGAGTTCTGCAGAACAGGTTCATCTGTAATTTATTGTCTATACACATGGACCGAGCTGAAACAatcttaaatataaatttgctACAATTTATCATGAGGGGCATTTGATATACAGCATCTGGTAATTCGTTTTCACAGATCAAGTCAGTAAAgtactttcttttttatataatcTTGTATGCTGGAATTGGTCAGGTTGTCAGAGCCTCGATTGTTGGTTTTGGAACTGATGAGGATTCTCTAACGAGAGCCATTGTAACTCGAGCTGAAGTTGATATGATGAAAGTAAGGGGAGAGTATATCATCGCGAACAAAACTAGTCTTGATAGTGCAATTAATGACGACACATCAGGTGATTACAGAGAGTTCCTCATGACACTTCTTGGTGCCAAAGTGTAGATTTTTGGACCTGATCATTATATTGTTGTGTTTCAATACTATGATTCTACTTTGTATGATTTATTCGAAAACGCTATATGCGCATTATTGGGTGGTTTTGCAgtgaaatatttaataattggATAGTGAATTTGTATATAAGTTTGTTGTTTGTCACTTCTTTGTGAGTAAATAGCAGCTTCTTAAGAAATGGAACATTGCTGAGGAATTTTTATAgccaaaaggaagaaaaaagaaagaagttcCATAAGCCTGACTCTCTTTGGGCAAAGAGAAAGTTATGGAAATAAGAAAAGTAGCCCAATGGATTTCCCACCAACCCAGCAAAGAGTGGCCCAATCAAGGCCCATCAACAAAACTCGGTTTTGTAAATGAAATGAGTAGAATAAGGGTcatttggtagagtgtattatcaaaaataatacatgcattagCTTTGTGTATTGGTAATACCTTGTTTGTTACactttttatgttatgtataactaatgcttgtattagttatacactctATTGTGTGTTAAGATGTGtattattaatatcatgaatttttaggtattagtaatgcaaaatAGGGGTGTTCAAAATCGAACCGTAACTGATAAGCCAAccgcaaaattggcttatttGCTTATTGGTATTGGATTGTCGAATAAACGATTGAGGAAcgcattaaaattttataattaacgatTTATTGGTGTGGGGCGGattattaaattttcttatCGGATAAACTGTTAACccattaagaattaccatataCTTACACTTCTTTTTCAGTCTTTAGCCCATTGACACGAGTCTTTTACTCTGATTGTGTGCAATTCTGTAAAAATATGAGTCACCAAGTAGAAGTCAATGTATCCTTGACTTTTGCTTATATGGTATATTTTCTCTTCAATCAACTCCACCCTTTCAATGTCAACTTAAGTTATTTCTCATTGTCAAATAGTCTACGAACTTTTTATAGGTTATCCGATACACCGCCCAATAACCGTTCGATAATTGGTAATCTGTTATCGAaccaaccgatatcttataggttggctagcaGATTATTATCTGCCCAATCCGCCCGATAAACAGCCTTAATGCAAAGGAATTTAATACATGCTAATGCATGGTTAAAGACTCAATTACCCCTTAAaatctattttatatttttttcaccaTAATTGTAGAGGATATTTTCTTAAAGAAATACTtttatgcaatgtatgctatttttaatacattaaACCAAACAATGCGTACAAAAtaatttatgcataattaataCAAGCATAATCAATATACTCTATTTATCAATGTTTACATTGTTTGGTATAGCGTATTATTTCTTTAcattatttggtttgatttagaAATAATAAGCCTTgcataatttttctaaaaataattatttacgtAAATACTCTCCACACTTTTTAGCTTCTGCACTTTCTTTGTAAAGTGGACAGAGATTTCAAcacttgatttttatttttcatttcctCCATTTCTCTTCTCTCCTTTTGGGTTTGTCATTTTCTTTGTGCTCAATGGTGAATTCAAGCTTGACAACTtgagatttgaacttgaaatatcgAGTTAATTTTGAACTCCTAAATCATTAAACCAATCTATTATTTTGTCTTCAAGGAATTCaaaatttaccttatatatataatataatttttgtcaAATAAATTTGGGTGAACATCCTCTTGCCTCCTAGATCCGTGGCAATTTCAAAAACTAAAATAGGTAAAGACTTAAAACCACCCTCACATTAGCGAAATTTATAACACAACGCTGATGCATC
This window encodes:
- the LOC129886316 gene encoding annexin D3-like isoform X1; this encodes MGTLRIPDVVPSPTEDCESLMKSFKVKWLYVGLGTNEKSVISVLGHRNASQRKKIRETYHQLYNKSLVDDIYSELSGDFRKAVILWTYEPSERDAWLANESLKSRKKTITQLQVIVEIACASSADHLVAVRQAYCGLHNCSLEEDITANVPMPLQKILIGLVRSYRYDKELVDPNTANEEAAILREAIRTKQLENDNFLLILSTRNVHQLRATFECYKKNYGFSIDQDIKSCGKGLLESILKVVIWCIDSPEKHFAEVVRASIVGFGTDEDSLTRAIVTRAEVDMMKVRGEYIIANKTSLDSAINDDTSGDYREFLMTLLGAKV
- the LOC129886316 gene encoding annexin D3-like isoform X2, with the translated sequence MGTLRIPDVVPSPTEDCESLMKSFKGLGTNEKSVISVLGHRNASQRKKIRETYHQLYNKSLVDDIYSELSGDFRKAVILWTYEPSERDAWLANESLKSRKKTITQLQVIVEIACASSADHLVAVRQAYCGLHNCSLEEDITANVPMPLQKILIGLVRSYRYDKELVDPNTANEEAAILREAIRTKQLENDNFLLILSTRNVHQLRATFECYKKNYGFSIDQDIKSCGKGLLESILKVVIWCIDSPEKHFAEVVRASIVGFGTDEDSLTRAIVTRAEVDMMKVRGEYIIANKTSLDSAINDDTSGDYREFLMTLLGAKV